The sequence below is a genomic window from Lolium perenne isolate Kyuss_39 chromosome 7, Kyuss_2.0, whole genome shotgun sequence.
TTGCGTgacgctcatatccttcgtcgtcactatcatatcgacgatacttcctgttgtctgcatcagaccgacgatatctctcCTCATCCATGTCATatcgccgacgtcggtcatactgatgctcatatttgttaaggagatgcgcagagagtggtcgttgataccgcacgcttctcacttcttcctcggtcaggtatcgtctgtcatcatattggggccggtcgcatggatcggcctcctctttatccttgccacgggagtgactgctttctgctttatccttgccatggcggttcacaagccctgccatgttgatatcgaacgagaaacctggctgccgCTTCGTGGCATGGTTGAGTTCCACCAGGTTGACGCTAGGGAACggctgcgtgtccactttcaataCAAACTGACCAAAGATTAATCGGCTTGATTCTATTGCCATCTGAATCTGTCCGCGCaatactttgcagtcgttggtggcgtgggtgaacgtgtgatgccatttgcagtatggtctcccgttcaactcttgcgccgtagggattttatggccttcgggtaacttcagctgtttttccttcagcagcaaatcaaaaatctgctcagttttgcttaaatcaaagtcaaacccttttgcaggccctggttgcttcacccatttgcaggacacgggtactgccccccgagcccattcagccacagcgacttcctgatcttctgcagcgtcttcaacttcttctgcctcgaccaggcctatcgggcgcttgaacttgtcccggTACAATTCTCGGATGGCGCTGCTCATACGATGTCGATTTCTGGACCATATGCGCCCGATGagttgtactccacttggaaagtcagatccttgagtggcgaCTGCGAGGCCACCACGCCAGCCATTTCGcgcttctttctcagataaacgaaccgaataacatcggttcttgacagttctgaaacgttgaatgtacTCAGACACCGTTTCTCCCCGTCTTTGCCGCACCTGCATCAGATCgacaatgccagcttcggtagcttctgagtgatattgtatgtgaaactgctcttccagctgcttccacgtccaaactgaatctggtggcaacgaggtgtaccacccaaaggctggacccgtgagagattgcgcaaagaacCTTACACGCAGCTGGTCTGATCTTTGAAACCATGCCCAatcgtgccaaatatcggctcacgtgctcaattgagctagacccttctgctccactgaattttgtgaagtcagggagccgatacttgggcggcagcgggatcaggtcatactcgttgggatacggcttggaatagccgattgttctcttctttggcaggataccgaactggtctctcaagattgcactgatctgatccacggtatgagctgcaggggttgagctttcatagctcgttccggtggcatatttagctagccacgcatgTTTCTCcgcatctgctccagaactccctcctgctccagcaatccctcctgctgtaatctggttcgtgtgcgcccagttgttgcagtccggcacgtatgtgcacacgtatccatgtgggatctccttgggcggctcatacaggatttggtaatcgccaggatcacccccaaccttgtagacgacgtatgccggtgaaccttgttgctgtggagctgcaaACGTGAATGGTAGTTGCGACTTGGTGTGGAGCGGTATTTCCCCCTGGTGAGTCCCcagggcaggtcctgacggagaatactgatgcttcatgatctcctgaaccacgcgaagCGCAACACGCTCGAAGGCGTTCACCAGGATCTCCGAAtgacgatgtagagaatgagccaccatatagTTGACTTCACGGCTCAcggtgcgttcctccgaagggagagacagatctagtCCCTCGAGCACGCCTTcaggtgtgaatcctttgaacctaatgccatgtgaacgagttttctcgaaagagccgatgagatcggctttgaAGACGGCCTtgagctcatcatacttcttcttgtgctcttgggcagatcttcgtacttgatcggtccgtccgacatcttggctgcggatgttgacgtggttgttgcgagaaagtgtcccaccgggcgtgcgaaatgtgttgcctgccaaaacccaccggcgggcagcggcgagcaaacacgaagagccgggaggctgccaagactgctgggtgggccctggtccctcgacgtcgtcccgcaatgctccggcacacgtcctgacggttgtaagggcgtgccacctaacctatacctggtcaggaaggtgttggatcacttcgattagtctcctgcatgtagacacgtaaacattaaatacgagcccgatcggctctcaggttgccctgtggatcggctcgaagagccgattgccccatggttcacgttggatttatggtgacatggggatcctgcttgatcaaaaccaagctaaaccaatctacgacagtttagggttttcaccgcataaccggaacatcctatgcgtagttgagcctagcagatacgaaagatgatggaaaactactcctaaaagaggcctaaaaaccaacgttaagtcaattcccggaacatcccttctaggaatggcaaaccacaccttacgcactaccggatcatccaaccccagcgtaaggcctaaccatacggatatcaaactaatccttgaagaacaaggagcaactataacagattggatctactaagtaaagaacaagcaaggtgctgcccttacacctaagataggtgtaaggacagctaggtATCGAGGGATGGCATAGCTAAGCAAATATGTATAAGAAAAGcatcgatgcaagccccaaaacacctaagataaacgatattgctcgccatcaacacggCTTCGATCGAGCAACACTagataacgaataaacttatactgcctagatcgcaagatgcgatctaggcagcatgatgcttacccggaagaaaccctcgaaacaaggggtggcgatgcgcctagattgtgtttgttgtgaacgtgattgtcctcctttctcaataaccctagatacatatttatagtccgtagacttcctaattcgggaataaacctaaccgtgtacgggctaaactctatcttttaattctaaactacCATAATATctgagatacacgggcaaactagcccaaactctcgtgcaaggccgcttcagagacgctccacgtgtaaatcctccaagcccatctcaattacggcccgtctcctgatttggccaaaatctggtgataacatacacatgttcataacattgatgctaagcgaattaaattgaatggtaattctacttatatgtggcactgtcgtcttggtcatattggagtgaaacgcatgaagaaactccattccaatggactacttgagtcacttgactttgagtcacttgacagatgcgaagcatgtctaatggaaaaatgactaagactccattctctggtattatggagcgagctacagacttattggaaattatacataccgatatgtgcggaccaatgagtgtagcctcgcgcggtggttatcgttatgttctaaccttcacagatgatctgagtagatatgggtatatttatttcatgaaacataaatccgaaactttccagaagtttaaggaattccaaagtgaagtagaaaatcaacgtaacaagaagatcaagtttctgtgttttgatcgcggaggcgaatatctgagttgtgagtttggcatgcatttaaggaaatgcggaatactttcacagttgacaccgccgggaacaccacagcgcaatggtgtgtccgaacgtcgtaatcgaactctcttagatatggttcgttctatgatgtctcttactgatttgctgttatcgttttggggttaagcattagagacagctgcattcactttaaatagggcaccatctaaatccgttgcaacgacaccgtatgaattatggtttaataagaaacataagctgtcgttccttaaagtttggggttgcgaagcctatgtaaaaaagttacaaccggacaagctagaacccaaagcggagaaatgcgtcttcataggataccctaaggaaactattgggtatactttctatcacagatccgaaggcaaatttTTTATTGCCAAGAacgaaacctttcttgagaaagaatttctcactaaagaagtgactggaagaaaagtagaactcgacgaggttactgaaccttctctcgtagatcagagtagcgcagtaccggaaaatgttcctgtgccgcctgcaccggtaacagaggaagctaatgataatgatcatgaaacttcgagcgaggtagctaccgaacctcgcagatcgacaagggaacgtaccactccagactggtatgatccttgtctaaatgtcacgattgtggacaacaatgatgaggaccctgcgacgtatgaagaagcgatgatgagcccagattccaacaaatggcaagaagccatgaaatccaaaatgggatccatgtatgataacaaagtgtggaatttggtagacttacctgatagccgtaaggctgtctagaataaatggatcttcaaagagAAAAACAGGTGCTGATGGTAATGTtaccgtctataaagctcgacttgtcgcaaagggtttccgacaaattcaaggtgttgactatgatgagactttctcacctgtagcgaagctaaagtctgtgaggattttgttagcaatagctgcatttttcgattatgagatttggcagatggatgtcaaaacggcattccttaatggtgatattgaggaagagttgtatatggtacaacccaaaggttttgtcgatcctaaaaatgtcgacaaggtatgcaaacttcagcgttccatttatagaTCGAAGCAAGCATCcatgagttggaaccgacgctttgataaggtgatcaaagacttcgggtttatacgattgccatggagaggcctgtatttacaagaaagtgagtgagagctacgtagcattcccgatattatatgtagatgccatattattgattgggaatgatatagaactattaagcagtgtaaaaggttatttgaataagtgtttttcaatgaaggaccttggtgaagcagcgtacattttaggcatcaagatttatagagatagatcaagacgcctaatagggctttcacagagtacatacctagacaagattctaaagaagtttagaatggatgaaagtaagaaaggattcttaccgatgttgccaggtaaggtcttgagtaagactcaaggtccggctacggcagaagaaagagagaggatgaatcagatcccctatgcctcggcagtagggtcTATCATGTattccatgctgtgtactagaccggatatagcacatgctgttagtttgactagcagatatcaaagtgatccaggaatggaacactggacagcggtcaagaatatcctgaaatacttgaaaagaactaaggatatgtttctttgttatggcggtgaccaagagctcgttgtaaccagttacaccggtgcaagttggaacaacgatcccgatgactctaagtctcgatgcgggtacgtgtttatattgaatggtgctgcgataagctggTGCGGCgccaagcggtgcacggtggcgaagtcttcaacagaatcggaatacatagcggcttcggaggcttcatcggaagcggtatggatgaagaggttcattgttgagcttggtgtggttcctagtgcattggacccactagtcatttattgtgacaacatgggtgccatcgccaatgcacaagaatcaaggtcacacaagaagctgaagcatatcaagctgcgctttcattcgattcgcgagtacatcgaagatggagaattaaagatttgcaaagtacacactgatctgaatgtagcagtccgttgactaaagctctccctaggacaaagcatgaccaacaccaggatgccatgggtgttaggtaccttacaatctaatctagattattgactctagtgcaagtgggagactgttggagatatgcccaagagacaataataaattggttattatatatctttgtgtttatgataaatgtttatataccatgctataattgtattaatcgaaacattgatacatgtgtgttatgtaaacaacaaggagtccctagtaagcctcttgtataactagcttgttgattaatagatgatcatagtttcgtgatcatgaacattggatgttattaataacaaggttatgtcattatatgaataatgtaatggacacacccaattaagcgtagcataagatcacgtcatcaagttcatttgctataagctttcaatacatagttacctagtcctttcgaccatgagatcatgtaaatcacttacgccggaagggtactttgattacatcgggTGGCCGGCCAGGGAACAAGTCCCTGGGCCGTACGGCCAAATACAACCAACGTAGGAAAGCCAATGTTTGGCCGATGCGATCGGTAGCCAAGTTGGCTGATTGGGCAAGTAATTGTTTTGCTTGGTTTGCATGTTTGGCTGTCCTGGCCAGCTATAAAAGAAGCACGCGCCCGGCGCAAAAGATCAGATTTTTGTTTCGCGGTCGTTTGCTCCGTTTGTTCCACCTTTTGCCTAGTTTCTTCCACCCAACGCGTACAGGCGAAGCCCTGTCCACGCaaactctccaccaccaccacgccgtcgtgctcttGGACTAGATCCCATCTACCACATCTCCCCGCTTGCTGGAACAAGGAGGAGGTGTCTTCATCGAgctgtacgtgtgaccgagtacggaggtgttgctcgattgtggcaccgtcaagatcttctacgcgcttttgcaagcgacaagtgatcgactacatccaccccgagatctaatctcgttaagctttgcgaatctttgagggttagtctcttgatctcctcgttgctaccgtctactagattagatcttgacttgtgtttcgttcttgtggtaggaaattttttgttttctatgctacgaatcccttcatcctcatcatgggagtcagcagcggcgatgaagatggcggtggtgtcgatggagatgactccgggggcaattccccgtcccggcagggtgccggaacagagacttctgtcccccgaaacttgtcgtcgatggcggcggcgctgcggaactcttcgtggaaattGGCTGGATTCTCTAGGGTTTTCGTCctggggcaatatataggcgaaggggcagcttcgggggagccagggggctccctcaccacaccttggcgcggcagtggccgccctatggtgtgggccccctgcttgccttcctcgactcttcttcggtcttctggaatactccgtggaaaatagggccgtgggcttttgtttcgtccaattccgagaatatttgtaaaccagcTTTtccgaaatcaaaaacagcaaataaaacagaactgacactgtggcatcttgttaataggttagtcccgaaaaatgcataaaaacattataaagtgtgaataaaacatgtaggtattgtcataaaactatcatggaacataagaaattatagatacgttggagacgtatcaagcatccccaagcttagttcctactcgccctccagtatgtaaacgataaaaagaataatttctgaagtgacatgctaccaacataatcttgatcaatactattgtaaagcatatgagatgaatggagtgactcaaagcaatggtctatagtttgctaacaaaaagataatgactaaacaactgaatcatatagcaaaaacttttcatgaatagtactttcaagacaagcatcaaaaagtcttgcataagagttaactcataaagcaatagatttttaataaaaggttttgaagcaacacaaaggaagatttaagtttcaacaattgctttcaacttttaacatgtatattTCATGGATATTTCTTTTTCTAGATATCACCTTGAAAAAAGAATCTTGAACAGAAAATCAAATTGTTTTAAGACTTCTTTCGGTAGTTGGAAGAAATATATCATATGCAATATCATATTACTTAGTTTAGATGTAATGAGAACTAATCTTCCTCCCAAGGATAATAACTTACCTTTACATCTGCTTAATCTAATTTGTAAACTTTTCTTCACCAATTTACATTCAACATGTGTAAGCCTCCGATAATGGATTGAAATACCAAAATACTTGATAGGAAACTGATCTTTTACATAGCCAAATAATTCAGAATACAGATTGGCCTCATCTCATTGTAAAGGTCGAATTCAAATATCTTCTTTTTGAGGAACCAACGGGGGCGGTCTGTTGGGGCTGCAACATCCAACCCATCTACTTGCTCACTCTCTCGCTCACGAACGAagggagaagaagaaaaaggagacaACACAATTTTCCAGCGCACGAATGCCCTTTTGGTCCTCAAATTTTCTGGCATAACTCAATGAGATATAGGGGTGATTTATACCCAGGCTAACCCTCACACCCACACACGCATAATGCACATCTCCTCACGATCCGCTCCCCTTTTGGTGCgcacaaacacacacacacacaatgcAACGAGCTTCCAACACCAACAAATCATGATCACCTCCACTCCTCTCACTAACAACCTGGTCCTACTCGACGGGCTCTAACGCCAGCCACACTCACGTGCCGCCGTGACACACACCGGTTGTTGTTTATTTGCTAACACGATCAACCGACTTAACTCAAATCGAGTTGACTTAGAGAAATAGATAATTCAGCACATGTAATACGCAGAGATTTTCTTTAGTTCAGTATATTCTTATTGTTTGATTATTATAAGGTATTAATAAAGCTAGCCATGATGGGCTTccctcaacaacaacaacaaaaggaACAAACCACCCATAAAAGGTACTCATATGTTAACAAACGCACAGCTCACTACACGGAGAAAATACAAGAAAAAAGATTCAACAGGTAAAACTGAGTAAGGCATCCATCCAACAGGTAAAATTGCAAATTTTACGGTGGCCGTCGCGTACAACGATCGACCAGTCCAAACGCAGGCACTGTCATGCTGCGACAACCAGCAGTTCACCGTAGAAGGCGCGGAACGCCTCCATCTCCCCGCGCGGCAGCGCCAGCCCGACCTCGATGCCGCCGTCCCCGTCGCGGCCGCTCTCTGCCAGCGCCAGCGCCCCCGTCCGCTCCACCGAGACGATCTCCACCTTCCGCGGCCTTCCCCACGGCGCCCCGAGATCCGTCGCCGCGTACACGCCCAGCTTCGGCGACCCGGCCACGGTCACCGCGCGCGCCGACGCGTACTCCCGCACGAGCTTCACCCACCCGCGCGCGTCCCGGAACACCCGCCCCTGCTCCGCCAGACCCTCGATAGCCCGCCAGATGGCCGCCGCCGAGGCGGTGACCGTCTCGAGACAGCTCTGCTTGGCCGCCACCTTCTCCTCAACGCGGCAGAGCCCCAGGCAGTTCCCAAAGTAGCTCGCCGGGATCGGTGGGCTCGCGCGGGGCTTGCACCCTGTCACAAACCCGAAGCTGGCGCTGCTGCCGCGCGCGTGCACGATGCCTGCCCACATCGCGCCGCATGCCAGCGCGTACGGCGAGCACCGCCTCGCCGATGTCTCGGACTCCACCTGCTTGCCCAGCCAACGGAGCAACTTGTCTGTGAACCGGAACGTTGCGAGCTCCGTGGTGCCGCTGGTGTGGTGGCCGTCGTGGGGCCCCTTGTCCCCCGCTGCAGCGTATGCCCGGTGGTCGCTGAGAAATACCTCCCGGAGGCCGTCGGTGTCTCGGACGGCGCTGCGGTCGAACAGCGGGGCCGCCGCCATCGACATCCCGCCGCTGTGCTCCAGGCGGTGGATGGCGGCCCACGTCCTCATGAAGTGCACGTAGCTGGAACCGTCGCATACTGCGTGGTGCAGCGTTGTGCCGATGCAGATGCCGGCGAGAGGAAACACGGTCATCTGTACGGCGAAGACATCCTGACTGCACcgagagccgccgccaccgccatttcTCAGCAGCGGAGGCAGTAGAGCACGGAGCCTCGCGGTGTCGCGCGCGTGGTCGCCGGCGAGGTCCTCGAAGTTGTCGTCGCCAACCGCCACCGTCAGGCGGACAGAGTCGCCGTCCGAGAAGACGATCTTGGGCGCCGCGGTCTCTGGCATCCCACATGGCAGCTTCCCGGCCAATGGATAAAAATGGTGCAGCGCGGCGGCTAGGGACTTCTCGAACAGGGGCAGCTCGCTGAGGAGGAACTCGGGGCCGCCGAGGAGGTCTGTGTTGTCGAAGAAGAAGAGGCGCTGCACGGGCGGGACGTCCCAGAAGGCGAGGTCGTCGTAGAATGTGAGTGGCAGCGAACGTGGCTTCCCTGCCGGTGGCGACGGCCACGGCGAGACCTGGCACTGCCCCAGGACCCTCACCGGGTTATCTGGTTCCGGCGCCATCTTTGCTCACTGACTCTTACCTAGCTAGCGCGTAGTAGCGATTTCTCTGGCTGGCAAGTGTTTCTTTTCGTTTGCAATTAGCGCATCGAACCTGCCGCTCGGTGCAAGTGTTTCTTTCCATCTCTCGTATATAGTCTGTGTAGATTGCTCATTTTTTTAGGGTTAATGTGCAGATTTCTCGTACTACCGTATAGCTGACCAACGGGCACGATACGAAACTAAACGGGCCTGGCCTAGCACGGCCCACGGTAGCCCGTTTCTAAGCAGGCCGTGCGGCCTCCAATCATGGACCAGGCACGGCACACATGGTAAACGGGCTGCCGTGCCGGCTAGCCGCCTTATTCCCGGAGGCCGTTTCTGGGCCCTTTTGGCATTTTGGGCCTCTtctgaaaaatcagaaaaataaataatAATGATGTGTTGCGCCCGCACATGTGCCTCAAGTTCGCGTCCCAATTGGCTCACATGGTAGCATGCCGCCTTGAGAACTGGTGGTATTTCTGAAATAAGATACAGTATAAGGAAGTAAGTAGTGTTGTTGTGGATCACTGGATCAGTAAAGTAGTGAACATCCATTTATCCGATCCCTATCTTTGTTTGATTAAAAAAAGGAAGGTCACACTTTTTCGATTGACAACTGGTGGTTAGTGATTCAAGCCACAATCGGATATCGGTAATACGAGTTCTAGCGGCAAAATCTTAGAGAGAGCAAACTAGTATAATATACCCGATATCGGAAATAAGCGAAGCATGGTGCTAACATGACTAAAAATATGATTTGGAAAAATGTCTTTATAACTTTATCACATGCGGAACAGAGAAAAGTTAGTAAATAGGCCCTTTGGGAAGCCCTCGAGGACCTAAGCAACTCACTTTTCATCCATGAATAATTTCTGTCAGTGGATTCGTTTGATCACAAGCTTGAGATAAAAGGGTATGTGCCAAAATGGTCTTATAAGCAGTTATTAATAAAATCAAAGTTGAAATTGGATTTACCAAAGTTTGTGGAGTCGGTTTCGATTGACATATGAATACTTTATGGATAGTTTTTTGAATTGCATATTGCAAATAACCAAGGTAATCAGCAACCGAACAAATGCATATATTTTTCAAGTTATTCATATCGTCATCGTGTATACCCTTTCCAAATTTAATTCCAATCAAATGATCTGTAGCTACCAACATATCTTCTGGTAAGAATAATGTATTGTTCTGAGGTATATCAAGATTAAGTCTCCGATTGGGTTCAACGAATATGAAGGATAGACATATGGTATTGGTTGCTATTCCATTTATGTGTGCATCAAGTCCAAACAAGATATCAATTTATAATGGTTGCATTCAGTCACGGCGCCATCGAtacggttagagcatctccaacagacgcgctaAAAAGCGCCCGCGTGGAAAAAGCCGCCAGTTTAGCGCGCCGGTGCCAAAATATATCGCTCCAGCAGGCGCGCGATAATAGCGCGCTAAATTTTTCCCAGCGCGAAACAGCGGCCCGGCACGCTGGATGCGGTAAAGGAAAAGGCGAGCACGCGAAGTCTAATCGCCGCTACGAAACTTCCCGCGTCGCTCCTCCACCGCCGAAACTTCCACCCCTTTCTCCTCCGGCGGCTTCGCTGCGCCTATCGTGCAACTCCGACACGGAAAATCGATGACGCGCCACTTCCCCGTAGCCGCCATGCATCTAGGCGTACGAATCAACGATCCGATGTCACTAAATCACCGTTGTGAC
It includes:
- the LOC127316054 gene encoding anthocyanin 5-aromatic acyltransferase-like, which codes for MAPEPDNPVRVLGQCQVSPWPSPPAGKPRSLPLTFYDDLAFWDVPPVQRLFFFDNTDLLGGPEFLLSELPLFEKSLAAALHHFYPLAGKLPCGMPETAAPKIVFSDGDSVRLTVAVGDDNFEDLAGDHARDTARLRALLPPLLRNGGGGGSRCSQDVFAVQMTVFPLAGICIGTTLHHAVCDGSSYVHFMRTWAAIHRLEHSGGMSMAAAPLFDRSAVRDTDGLREVFLSDHRAYAAAGDKGPHDGHHTSGTTELATFRFTDKLLRWLGKQVESETSARRCSPYALACGAMWAGIVHARGSSASFGFVTGCKPRASPPIPASYFGNCLGLCRVEEKVAAKQSCLETVTASAAAIWRAIEGLAEQGRVFRDARGWVKLVREYASARAVTVAGSPKLGVYAATDLGAPWGRPRKVEIVSVERTGALALAESGRDGDGGIEVGLALPRGEMEAFRAFYGELLVVAA